A genomic stretch from Leptotrichia sp. HSP-536 includes:
- a CDS encoding acyltransferase family protein yields the protein MKKERILSLDILRALALVLICVYHWTLFKGTYIGVVIFFALSGYLVTSGLLSRDFSIFSVISRRLKKIYPSLLIVILASTIALYFVNNGLEMKYKYSALFSILGLNNIYQIFSKMSYFDNFGIILPLTHIWALSFLIQMYVFFPVLVQGLKKLKLKDYTMGSIFLAISVLSGLVMAYIFCVTSKSSEGADFSRIYYGTDTRAFSFFCAAGLACFYSKREIKSNVEKKIVYVLGIMGMISLAVFSFEIDYKNPLNYYGLMFLVSILFSFSIVLFSKPELKKFDISKYDKIIAPVIRLGQHQYQYYLWQYPVMIFAREYFKWSKLSNSQQFCIQFIVLIFISELSYYLFEKKGIKYISYPILASIALILVFSPIYENKDLEEMKAIQAAANDAAVSEEKNDAPAPAVPVENAGNKPLTMDELLASLNIPPKSEKEDMKSQNEIMKKYPNDEREILFIGDSVLDMTKIDLKKRYPNAIIQTKTGRQFHELPNMLKSLSQDGKLRKIVVIALGTNGTIYEKDMKYVLETLKGHDVYFVNTVMPDPWQDSVNAEIKKAGENSNIKVIDWYSYSKGKQEYFYKDGTHPKPNAAKRYINLIYSVLSKDILNQTK from the coding sequence ATGAAGAAAGAAAGGATACTAAGTCTTGATATCTTGAGAGCGCTTGCTCTTGTACTTATATGTGTTTACCATTGGACTTTATTCAAAGGTACGTATATTGGTGTTGTTATATTTTTTGCATTAAGTGGATATTTAGTTACAAGTGGTTTGCTTTCTAGAGATTTTTCGATTTTTTCAGTAATTAGCCGAAGATTAAAGAAAATTTATCCAAGTTTGCTAATTGTAATTCTGGCTTCAACAATTGCACTGTATTTTGTGAATAATGGACTAGAGATGAAATATAAATACAGCGCCTTATTTTCAATATTAGGACTAAATAATATTTATCAGATTTTTTCAAAGATGTCCTATTTTGATAATTTTGGAATTATTTTGCCATTGACTCATATATGGGCATTGTCGTTCTTAATACAGATGTATGTATTTTTTCCAGTTTTAGTACAAGGATTAAAAAAATTAAAATTAAAAGATTATACTATGGGAAGTATTTTTTTAGCAATATCAGTACTTTCAGGATTAGTGATGGCTTATATATTTTGTGTTACTTCAAAATCATCAGAAGGAGCTGATTTTTCGAGAATTTATTACGGAACAGATACGAGAGCCTTTTCATTTTTCTGTGCAGCTGGGCTAGCTTGCTTTTATTCAAAAAGGGAGATTAAAAGTAATGTTGAAAAGAAGATTGTCTATGTTCTAGGAATAATGGGAATGATTTCGCTTGCAGTATTTTCATTTGAAATAGATTATAAAAATCCCTTGAATTATTATGGGCTGATGTTTTTGGTTAGCATTCTTTTTTCATTTTCAATAGTTTTATTTTCTAAACCTGAATTGAAAAAATTTGATATTTCAAAATATGATAAAATTATTGCTCCTGTCATAAGATTAGGGCAGCATCAGTATCAGTATTATTTATGGCAATATCCGGTAATGATATTTGCACGTGAATATTTTAAATGGTCAAAATTGTCAAATTCTCAGCAGTTTTGCATACAGTTTATAGTTTTAATCTTTATTTCCGAATTAAGTTACTATTTATTTGAGAAAAAGGGTATAAAATATATAAGTTATCCTATTTTGGCATCTATTGCTTTAATTCTAGTTTTTTCTCCAATTTATGAAAATAAAGATTTGGAAGAAATGAAAGCTATACAGGCGGCTGCAAATGATGCTGCTGTTTCTGAAGAAAAAAATGATGCTCCAGCTCCAGCTGTACCAGTAGAAAATGCAGGAAATAAACCTTTAACGATGGATGAACTTTTGGCTTCCTTGAATATTCCGCCAAAAAGTGAAAAAGAAGATATGAAAAGTCAGAATGAAATTATGAAGAAATATCCGAATGATGAACGGGAAATATTATTTATAGGAGATTCCGTATTGGATATGACAAAAATTGATTTAAAGAAAAGATATCCAAATGCTATTATTCAAACAAAAACAGGTCGTCAGTTTCATGAGTTGCCAAATATGTTAAAAAGTTTATCTCAAGATGGGAAATTAAGAAAAATTGTCGTAATTGCACTTGGAACGAATGGAACAATTTATGAAAAGGATATGAAATATGTTTTAGAGACATTAAAAGGACACGATGTTTACTTTGTAAATACAGTTATGCCAGACCCTTGGCAAGATAGCGTTAATGCGGAAATTAAAAAAGCGGGAGAAAATTCTAATATAAAGGTTATAGACTGGTATTCATATTCAAAAGGAAAACAGGAATATTTCTACAAGGATGGAACGCATCCTAAACCTAATGCGGCAAAAAGATACATAAATCTAATTTATTCTGTTTTAAGTAAAGATATTTTGAATCAAACTAAATAA
- a CDS encoding acetylase, which produces MKKILLVLVMLVFGSGIIIAKEMFNEKVPEDIVFVGDSIMDSSKKYIAPNFTNPYFDTKISRQFSTLPGIVSKLVEQGKIKNTLVVHLGTNGKFTDKDFDSVMEMVKGKDVFFMNTAHKDPWEQQVNKKLEEKVSEYENAHLIDWYSYAKGKNEYFYKDRTHPNDKGQKYYADFLTNEVKKYYLGENNKDEVSK; this is translated from the coding sequence ATGAAAAAAATTCTTTTAGTTTTAGTAATGTTAGTGTTTGGTTCGGGAATTATTATTGCGAAAGAGATGTTTAATGAGAAAGTGCCTGAAGATATTGTGTTTGTGGGAGATTCTATAATGGACAGCAGTAAAAAATATATTGCACCTAACTTTACGAATCCTTACTTTGATACAAAAATTTCACGTCAATTTTCAACATTGCCAGGAATTGTTTCAAAATTAGTGGAGCAAGGAAAGATAAAAAATACATTAGTTGTTCATCTTGGAACAAATGGGAAGTTTACAGATAAGGATTTTGATTCTGTTATGGAAATGGTAAAAGGGAAAGATGTATTCTTTATGAATACTGCACATAAAGACCCTTGGGAACAACAAGTAAACAAAAAACTTGAAGAGAAAGTATCAGAATATGAAAATGCCCATTTGATAGACTGGTATTCTTATGCAAAAGGAAAAAATGAGTACTTTTATAAAGACAGAACTCATCCAAATGATAAAGGACAAAAATATTATGCAGATTTTTTAACTAATGAAGTAAAAAAATATTATCTTGGAGAAAATAATAAAGACGAAGTTTCAAAATAA
- the nrdG gene encoding anaerobic ribonucleoside-triphosphate reductase activating protein: MKKVEVKISKENLKNDFTLRLLMTYKETIVDGVGLRYSLYFAGCSHACPGCHNEYSWNPKHGNILTYEKLEEIAKEINENTLLDGITISGGDPLFNPVEMLKVLKFLKEKTKKNIWLYTGYTLEQVREDELRRKCLEYVDILVDGRFVKELYDPNLKFRGSSNQRIIKKEDFFI, translated from the coding sequence GTGAAAAAAGTCGAAGTCAAGATATCGAAAGAAAATTTGAAAAATGATTTTACATTAAGGCTTTTAATGACTTATAAAGAAACAATTGTTGATGGTGTTGGACTTCGCTATTCACTTTATTTTGCCGGCTGTTCTCATGCCTGTCCTGGCTGCCACAATGAATATTCATGGAATCCAAAGCATGGAAATATATTAACTTATGAAAAATTAGAAGAAATTGCAAAGGAAATAAATGAAAATACATTGCTTGACGGAATTACAATAAGTGGTGGAGATCCACTTTTTAATCCAGTGGAGATGCTAAAAGTTCTAAAATTTTTGAAGGAAAAGACAAAAAAGAATATATGGCTTTATACAGGATATACGCTGGAGCAGGTACGGGAAGATGAATTACGGAGAAAATGCCTTGAGTATGTAGATATTTTGGTGGATGGGCGGTTTGTGAAGGAGCTGTATGATCCTAATTTAAAATTTAGGGGGAGCAGTAACCAGAGAATTATTAAAAAAGAAGATTTTTTTATTTGA
- a CDS encoding anaerobic ribonucleoside triphosphate reductase, with amino-acid sequence MQPQLTENLREIISGIVNVEGNDTCNENANMSSMTPAGQMMKFASEVSKIYALENLVSPRFKEAHEKGLIHIHDLDFYSSKTTTCLQYDLADMFEHGFYTKHGYIREAQSISTYATLATIIFQTNQNEQHGGQAIPAFDFYMAKGVLKSFRRHLRRRILTFVEIRNEVEITPEFENNVKEFLLKNISSIKCSENEIKLLEENFEINKNDLIKLLLEAYEDTKNETYQAMEGFLHNLNTMHSRGGNQVVFSSINYGTDTSEEGRMVIRELLKATSSGLGKSETPIFPIQIFKVKEGLNYTENDYNLAQSDFDAALESVKNQKISYENELEDKKIKFEAPNFDLLLLSCETSSRRLFPNFVFLDSEFNKHEKWRIDDPEKYKYEIATMGCRTRVFENINGEKSSLGRGNLSFTSINFPRIAILTRKNVEKEIAEIEKNGKFANEEEKNNKKIELLTKEFQEKVLETTRLAGEQLYERYNFQKTALAKQFPFMRSNNLWKGLGVKDGNEEVKEAINSGSLSIGFVGGANAMYALFDAEHGTSEVAYKVLYDTIEKMGTVADEFRDRYHLNYSILATPAESLAGRFLRIDKNDFGVIKNVTDRDYYVNSFHIDVKKEISLFDKIRKEAPFHKLTRGGHITYVELDGEARKNMGVMLKIVKVMKDTGIGYGSINHPVDRCRDCGTEAIIYDKCPICGSHNISRIRRITGYLTGDLDSWNSAKQAEEHDRVKHGVK; translated from the coding sequence ATGCAACCACAATTAACAGAAAATTTAAGAGAAATAATATCAGGAATAGTAAATGTCGAAGGTAATGACACGTGTAACGAAAATGCCAATATGTCGTCAATGACACCAGCGGGACAAATGATGAAATTTGCAAGTGAAGTTTCTAAAATTTATGCTTTGGAAAATCTAGTTTCGCCCAGATTTAAGGAAGCTCATGAAAAGGGGCTTATCCATATTCACGATTTGGATTTTTATTCCAGCAAGACTACAACTTGCTTGCAGTATGACTTGGCGGATATGTTTGAACACGGCTTTTACACAAAACACGGCTATATCCGTGAAGCACAAAGCATTTCAACTTATGCCACACTTGCAACTATTATTTTTCAGACCAATCAAAATGAGCAGCACGGAGGTCAAGCAATACCAGCATTTGATTTTTACATGGCAAAAGGTGTTTTAAAATCATTTAGACGGCACTTGAGAAGAAGAATTTTGACCTTTGTGGAAATTAGAAATGAAGTAGAAATTACGCCAGAATTTGAAAATAATGTAAAAGAATTTCTGCTAAAAAATATTTCTTCAATAAAATGCAGTGAAAATGAAATAAAATTGCTTGAAGAAAATTTTGAAATAAATAAAAATGACTTGATAAAATTATTGCTGGAAGCCTACGAAGACACTAAAAATGAAACTTATCAGGCAATGGAAGGATTTTTGCATAATCTTAACACAATGCACTCACGTGGAGGGAATCAAGTTGTCTTTTCTTCAATAAATTATGGAACAGATACTTCAGAAGAAGGAAGAATGGTTATTCGTGAGCTGTTAAAGGCGACATCAAGCGGACTTGGAAAAAGTGAAACTCCTATTTTTCCAATACAAATTTTTAAAGTAAAGGAAGGGCTTAATTACACTGAAAATGACTATAATTTAGCACAAAGCGATTTTGATGCCGCTTTGGAAAGTGTAAAAAATCAAAAAATTTCTTATGAGAATGAATTGGAAGATAAAAAAATAAAGTTTGAAGCACCAAATTTTGATTTATTGCTGTTGTCCTGTGAAACTTCCAGCAGAAGACTATTTCCGAACTTTGTATTTTTAGATTCAGAATTTAATAAACATGAAAAATGGAGAATAGATGATCCTGAAAAATATAAATATGAAATTGCAACAATGGGTTGCCGTACACGTGTTTTTGAAAACATAAATGGTGAAAAGAGCAGTCTTGGGCGTGGAAATTTGTCATTTACAAGCATAAATTTTCCTAGAATTGCAATTTTAACAAGAAAAAATGTAGAAAAAGAAATTGCAGAAATAGAAAAAAATGGAAAATTTGCAAATGAAGAAGAAAAAAATAATAAAAAAATTGAATTATTGACAAAGGAATTTCAAGAAAAAGTACTGGAAACTACACGTCTTGCAGGAGAACAGCTTTATGAGCGTTACAATTTCCAGAAAACAGCTTTGGCAAAGCAATTTCCATTTATGAGAAGCAATAACTTGTGGAAAGGGCTTGGTGTAAAAGACGGAAATGAGGAAGTGAAAGAAGCAATAAATTCAGGCTCGCTTTCGATAGGCTTTGTAGGCGGAGCAAATGCTATGTATGCCTTGTTTGATGCAGAACATGGAACAAGTGAAGTTGCTTACAAAGTGCTTTATGATACGATTGAAAAAATGGGAACGGTTGCGGATGAATTTAGGGACAGATACCATCTGAACTATTCAATTTTAGCGACTCCGGCAGAAAGTTTGGCAGGAAGATTCTTACGTATTGATAAAAATGATTTTGGAGTAATCAAAAATGTTACAGACAGGGATTATTATGTAAATTCATTCCACATTGACGTAAAAAAGGAAATCAGTCTTTTTGACAAAATAAGAAAAGAAGCGCCGTTTCACAAATTAACAAGAGGCGGACACATCACTTATGTGGAACTGGATGGGGAAGCACGCAAAAATATGGGTGTTATGCTAAAAATTGTGAAAGTGATGAAAGACACTGGAATAGGCTATGGTTCAATAAATCATCCTGTTGACAGATGTAGAGATTGCGGAACGGAAGCAATAATTTATGATAAATGTCCAATTTGTGGGAGCCATAATATTTCCAGAATTAGAAGAATAACAGGCTATTTAACTGGAGATTTGGATAGCTGGAACAGTGCAAAACAAGCTGAAGAACACGACAGAGTAAAACATGGGGTAAAATAA
- a CDS encoding TrkH family potassium uptake protein, whose amino-acid sequence MNKKMIGFITGRILILEAGLMFLPLIISFLYNENAKYKIAYGAVILMLLATGFLLSAKTPEETSIQGREGYIIVSLSWILMSMFGALPFVITKEIPSFIDAFFEIVSGFTTTGSSIITDLSKISYSNLFWRSFTHFVGGMGVLVLALAIFPSSATSVHVMKAEVPGPTFGKLVSKLSTTARMLYKIYIVMTIILIILLMFGGLNLFESSLLAFGTAGTGGFGVRNGSILPYNNPYVEIVLGIGMIVFGVNFNIYYFILIGKVKDVLKNEELRYYLLIVFGAVVLIVLNICKTYTSLFHCVRDVFFSVSSVITTTGYSTADFGKWPLFSQVILLILMFFGACAGSTAGGLKISRVVLMVKIYFAEIVQMISPNRVITIKSDDKPVNVKMQKSIAVYFLIYSLVFGGILLIISYSVDDFITAFSAVAATFNNIGPGLGKVGPAFSFAELNDFSKVILSFGMLAGRLEIFPMLILFSPATWKLK is encoded by the coding sequence ATGAATAAGAAAATGATAGGTTTCATAACAGGAAGAATACTTATACTAGAAGCTGGGCTAATGTTTTTGCCCTTAATCATAAGTTTTCTTTATAATGAAAATGCGAAATATAAAATCGCATACGGGGCTGTAATACTGATGCTTCTGGCAACAGGCTTCCTTCTTTCGGCAAAAACTCCAGAAGAAACTTCAATTCAAGGAAGAGAAGGATATATAATAGTGTCTTTATCGTGGATTCTGATGTCTATGTTTGGAGCATTGCCCTTTGTAATTACAAAGGAAATACCATCGTTTATAGACGCTTTTTTTGAAATTGTGAGCGGTTTTACAACAACTGGTTCAAGCATAATAACAGACCTTAGCAAAATTAGCTATTCTAATTTATTTTGGCGAAGTTTTACCCATTTTGTTGGAGGAATGGGAGTTTTGGTACTGGCACTTGCAATTTTCCCAAGCTCTGCGACTTCAGTTCACGTAATGAAAGCCGAAGTTCCAGGACCAACATTTGGAAAACTGGTTTCAAAGTTGTCAACAACAGCGAGAATGCTTTACAAAATTTACATTGTAATGACAATAATTCTAATAATTTTATTAATGTTTGGCGGATTAAATCTGTTTGAATCTTCACTCCTTGCATTTGGTACGGCGGGAACAGGTGGATTTGGAGTGAGAAATGGAAGTATTCTGCCATATAATAATCCTTATGTTGAAATAGTTCTGGGAATTGGAATGATTGTTTTTGGAGTAAACTTTAATATTTATTATTTTATTTTAATTGGAAAAGTAAAAGATGTATTGAAAAACGAAGAATTGCGGTATTATTTGCTGATTGTTTTTGGAGCAGTTGTACTGATAGTTCTGAATATTTGTAAAACATACACTTCACTTTTTCATTGTGTACGAGATGTATTTTTCTCAGTTTCATCAGTTATTACAACAACAGGGTATTCTACAGCCGACTTTGGAAAATGGCCTTTATTTTCACAAGTGATATTGTTAATTTTAATGTTTTTTGGAGCGTGTGCAGGCTCTACTGCTGGAGGGCTGAAAATATCAAGAGTAGTGCTAATGGTAAAAATCTATTTTGCAGAAATAGTTCAGATGATAAGCCCAAATCGTGTAATTACAATAAAATCTGACGACAAGCCTGTAAATGTGAAAATGCAAAAAAGTATTGCAGTATATTTTCTAATTTACTCACTTGTTTTCGGAGGAATTTTGCTAATAATTTCTTATTCAGTAGATGATTTTATAACAGCATTTAGTGCGGTTGCAGCAACTTTTAATAATATCGGGCCTGGACTCGGAAAAGTTGGACCTGCATTCAGTTTTGCAGAATTAAATGATTTTTCAAAAGTAATCTTAAGTTTTGGAATGCTGGCAGGAAGGCTTGAAATTTTTCCAATGTTAATATTATTTTCACCAGCAACTTGGAAATTAAAATAA